In the genome of Globicephala melas chromosome 7, mGloMel1.2, whole genome shotgun sequence, one region contains:
- the ATG9A gene encoding autophagy-related protein 9A isoform X2, producing the protein MAQFDTEYQRLEASYSDSPPGEEDLLVHVPEGSKSPWHHIENLDLFFSRVYNLHQKNGFTCMLIGEIFELMQFLFVVAFTTFLVSCVDYDILFANKMVNHSLHPTEPVKVTLPDAFLPAPVCSARIQENGSLITILVIAGVFWVHRLIKFIYNICCYWEIHSFYLHALRIPMSALPYCTWQEVQARIVQTQKEHQICIHKRELTELDIYHRILRFQNYMVALVNKSLLPLRFRLPGLGEVVFFTRGLKYNFELILFWGPGSLFLNEWSLKAEYKRGGQRLELAQRLSNRILWIGIANFLLCPLILIWQILYAFFSYAEVLKREPGALGARCWSLYGRCYLRHFNELEHELQSRLNRGYKPASKYMNCFLSPLLTLLAKNCAFFAGSILAVLIALTIYDEDVLAVEHVLTTVTLLGVTVTVCRSFIPDQHMVFCPEQLLRVILAHIHYMPDHWQGNAHRSQTRDEFAQLFQYKAVFILEELLSPIVTPLILIFCLRPRALEIIDFFRNFTVEVVGVGDTCSFAQMDVRQHGHPQWLSGGQTEASVYQQAEDGKTELSLMHFAITNPGWQPPRESTAFLGFLKEQVQRDGAAAGLAQGGLLPENALFTSIQSLQSESEPLSLIANVVAGSSCRGPPLPRDLQGSRHRAEVASALRSFSPLQPGQAPTGRAPSTMTGSGVDARTASSGSSVWEGQLQSLVLSEYASTEMSLHALYMHQLHKQQAQAEPERHVWHRRESDESGESAPEEGGEGARGPQPIPRSASYPCAASRPGAPETTALHGGFQRRYGGITDPGTVPRAPSHFSRLPLGGWAEDGQSASRHPEPVPEEGSEDELPPQVHKV; encoded by the exons ATGGCGCAGTTTGACACTGAATACCAGCGCCTAGAGGCCTCCTACAGCGATTCACCCCCCGGGGAGGAGGACCTGTTGGTGCATGTCCCTGAGGGGAGCAAGT CACCTTGGCACCACATCGAAAACCTTGATCTCTTCTTCTCTCGA GTTTATAATCTACACCAGAAGAATGGCTTCACTTGTATGCTCATCGGGGAGATCTTTGAGCTCAT GCAGTTCCTCTTTGTGGTTGCGTTCACCACCTTCCTGGTCAGCTGTGTGGACTACGACATCCTATTTGCCAACAAGATGGTGAACCACAGTCTTCACCCTACCGAGCCTGTCAAGGTTACTCTGCCAGATGCCTTTTTGCCTGCCCCAGTCTGTAGTGCCAG GATTCAGGAAAATGGCTCCCTTATCACCATCCTTGTCATTGCTGGTGTCTTCTGGGTTCACCGGCTCATCAAGTTCATCTATAACATTTGCTGCTACTGGGAGATCCACTCCTTCTACCTGCATGCTCTGCGTATCCCCATG TCTGCGCTTCCATACTGCACGTGGCAAGAAGTACAGGCCCGGATTGTGCAGACCCAGAAAGAGCACCAGATCTGCATCCACAAGCGTGAGCTAACAGAGCTGGACATCTACCACCGCATCCTCCGTTTCCAGAACTACATGGTGGCACTGGTTAACAAATCCCTCCTGCCTCTGCGCTTCCGCCTGCCTGGTCTCGGGGAGGTTGTCTTCTTCACTCGGGGCCTCAAGTACAACTTCGAGCTGATCCTCTTTTGGGGACCTGGCTCTCTGTTTCTCAATGAATGGAGCCTCAAGGCTGAGTACAAACGTGGGGGACAACGGCTCGAGCTGGCCCAGCGTCTCAGCAACCGCATCCTGTGGATTGGCATCGCCAACTTCCTGCTGTGCCCCCTCATCCTCATCTGGCAGATCCTCTATGCCTTTTTCAGTTACGCCGAGGTGCTGAAGCGGGAGCCGGGGGCCCTGGGAGCACGTTGCTGGTCGCTCTACGGCCGCTGCTACCTCCGCCACTTCAACGAGCTGGAACACGAGCTACAGTCCCGCCTCAACCGAGGCTACAAGCCCGCATCCAAGTACATGAATTGCTTCTTGTCACCTCTGCTGACACTGCTGGCCAAGAACTGCGCCTTCTTTGCTGGCTCCATCCTGGCCGTGCTTATTGCCCTCACCATCTACGACGAGGATGTGTTGGCTGTGGAACATGTCCTCACCACTGTCACGCTCCTGGGGGTCACCGTGACCGTGTGCAG GTCCTTTATTCCGGACCAGCACATGGTGTTCTGCCCTGAGCAGCTGCTCCGCGTGATCCTCGCTCACATCCACTACATGCCTGACCACTGGCAGGGTAATGCCCACCGCTCGCAGACCCGGGACGAGTTTGCCCAGCTCTTCCAGTACAAGGCA GTGTTCATCTTGGAGGAGTTACTGAGCCCCATTGTCACACCCCTCATCCTCATCTTCTGCCTGCGCCCACGGGCCCTGGAGATTATAGACTTCTTCCGCAATTTCACCGTGGAGGTCGTTGGTGTTGGAGATACCTGCTCCTTCGCTCAGATGGATGTTCGCCAGCATGGGCACCCCCAG TGGCTGTCCGGTGGGCAGACGGAGGCCTCAGTGTACCAGCAAGCCGAGGATGGGAAGACAGAGTTGTCACTCATGCACTTTGCCATCACCAACCCTGGCTGGCAGCCACCACGTGAGAGCACGGCCTTCCTTGGTTTCCTCAAGGAGCAAGTTCAGCGGGACGGAGCAGCTGCAGGCCTTGCCCAAGGGGGTCTGCTCCCGGAAAATGCCCTCTTTACGTCCATCCAATCCTTACAATCTGAGTCTGAG CCACTGAGCCTTATTGCAAATGTGGTAGCCGGCTCATCCTGCCGGGGCCCCCCACTGCCCAGAGACTTGCAGGGCTCCAGGCACAGGGCTGAGGTTGCCTCTGCCCTGCGCTCCTTCTCCCCTCTGCAGCCTGGTCAGGCTCCCACAGGCCGGGCTCCCAGCACCATGACAGGCTCTGG ggtggaTGCCAGGACAGCCAGCTCCGGGAGCAGTGTGTGGGAAGGACAGCTGCAGAGCCTGGTGCTGTCGGAATATGCGTCCACTGAGATGAGCCTGCATGCCCTCTATATGCACCAG CTCCACAAGCAGCAGGCCCAGGCTGAACCTGAGCGGCATGTGTGGCACCGCCGggagagtgatgagagtggggaGAGTGCCCCCGAAGAGGGGGGAGAGGGTGCCCGGGGCCCCCAGCCTATCCCCCGCTCCGCCAGCTATCCCTGTGCTGCATCCCGGCCTGGAGCTCCTGAGACCACTGCCCTGCATGGGGGCTTCCAGAGGCGCTACGGAGGCATCACAG ATCCTGGAACAGTGCCCCGGGCTCCCTCTCACTTCTCTCGGCTGCCCCTTGGAGGATGGGCTGAAGATGGGCAGTCAGCATCAaggcacccagagcccgtgcccGAAGAGGGCTCAGAGGATGAGCTTCCCCCTCAGGTGCACAAG GTATAG
- the ATG9A gene encoding autophagy-related protein 9A isoform X1, protein MAQFDTEYQRLEASYSDSPPGEEDLLVHVPEGSKSPWHHIENLDLFFSRVYNLHQKNGFTCMLIGEIFELMQFLFVVAFTTFLVSCVDYDILFANKMVNHSLHPTEPVKVTLPDAFLPAPVCSARIQENGSLITILVIAGVFWVHRLIKFIYNICCYWEIHSFYLHALRIPMSALPYCTWQEVQARIVQTQKEHQICIHKRELTELDIYHRILRFQNYMVALVNKSLLPLRFRLPGLGEVVFFTRGLKYNFELILFWGPGSLFLNEWSLKAEYKRGGQRLELAQRLSNRILWIGIANFLLCPLILIWQILYAFFSYAEVLKREPGALGARCWSLYGRCYLRHFNELEHELQSRLNRGYKPASKYMNCFLSPLLTLLAKNCAFFAGSILAVLIALTIYDEDVLAVEHVLTTVTLLGVTVTVCRSFIPDQHMVFCPEQLLRVILAHIHYMPDHWQGNAHRSQTRDEFAQLFQYKAVFILEELLSPIVTPLILIFCLRPRALEIIDFFRNFTVEVVGVGDTCSFAQMDVRQHGHPQWLSGGQTEASVYQQAEDGKTELSLMHFAITNPGWQPPRESTAFLGFLKEQVQRDGAAAGLAQGGLLPENALFTSIQSLQSESEPLSLIANVVAGSSCRGPPLPRDLQGSRHRAEVASALRSFSPLQPGQAPTGRAPSTMTGSGVDARTASSGSSVWEGQLQSLVLSEYASTEMSLHALYMHQLHKQQAQAEPERHVWHRRESDESGESAPEEGGEGARGPQPIPRSASYPCAASRPGAPETTALHGGFQRRYGGITDPGTVPRAPSHFSRLPLGGWAEDGQSASRHPEPVPEEGSEDELPPQVHKEQDGNSLLPSPTFKMGPPGD, encoded by the exons ATGGCGCAGTTTGACACTGAATACCAGCGCCTAGAGGCCTCCTACAGCGATTCACCCCCCGGGGAGGAGGACCTGTTGGTGCATGTCCCTGAGGGGAGCAAGT CACCTTGGCACCACATCGAAAACCTTGATCTCTTCTTCTCTCGA GTTTATAATCTACACCAGAAGAATGGCTTCACTTGTATGCTCATCGGGGAGATCTTTGAGCTCAT GCAGTTCCTCTTTGTGGTTGCGTTCACCACCTTCCTGGTCAGCTGTGTGGACTACGACATCCTATTTGCCAACAAGATGGTGAACCACAGTCTTCACCCTACCGAGCCTGTCAAGGTTACTCTGCCAGATGCCTTTTTGCCTGCCCCAGTCTGTAGTGCCAG GATTCAGGAAAATGGCTCCCTTATCACCATCCTTGTCATTGCTGGTGTCTTCTGGGTTCACCGGCTCATCAAGTTCATCTATAACATTTGCTGCTACTGGGAGATCCACTCCTTCTACCTGCATGCTCTGCGTATCCCCATG TCTGCGCTTCCATACTGCACGTGGCAAGAAGTACAGGCCCGGATTGTGCAGACCCAGAAAGAGCACCAGATCTGCATCCACAAGCGTGAGCTAACAGAGCTGGACATCTACCACCGCATCCTCCGTTTCCAGAACTACATGGTGGCACTGGTTAACAAATCCCTCCTGCCTCTGCGCTTCCGCCTGCCTGGTCTCGGGGAGGTTGTCTTCTTCACTCGGGGCCTCAAGTACAACTTCGAGCTGATCCTCTTTTGGGGACCTGGCTCTCTGTTTCTCAATGAATGGAGCCTCAAGGCTGAGTACAAACGTGGGGGACAACGGCTCGAGCTGGCCCAGCGTCTCAGCAACCGCATCCTGTGGATTGGCATCGCCAACTTCCTGCTGTGCCCCCTCATCCTCATCTGGCAGATCCTCTATGCCTTTTTCAGTTACGCCGAGGTGCTGAAGCGGGAGCCGGGGGCCCTGGGAGCACGTTGCTGGTCGCTCTACGGCCGCTGCTACCTCCGCCACTTCAACGAGCTGGAACACGAGCTACAGTCCCGCCTCAACCGAGGCTACAAGCCCGCATCCAAGTACATGAATTGCTTCTTGTCACCTCTGCTGACACTGCTGGCCAAGAACTGCGCCTTCTTTGCTGGCTCCATCCTGGCCGTGCTTATTGCCCTCACCATCTACGACGAGGATGTGTTGGCTGTGGAACATGTCCTCACCACTGTCACGCTCCTGGGGGTCACCGTGACCGTGTGCAG GTCCTTTATTCCGGACCAGCACATGGTGTTCTGCCCTGAGCAGCTGCTCCGCGTGATCCTCGCTCACATCCACTACATGCCTGACCACTGGCAGGGTAATGCCCACCGCTCGCAGACCCGGGACGAGTTTGCCCAGCTCTTCCAGTACAAGGCA GTGTTCATCTTGGAGGAGTTACTGAGCCCCATTGTCACACCCCTCATCCTCATCTTCTGCCTGCGCCCACGGGCCCTGGAGATTATAGACTTCTTCCGCAATTTCACCGTGGAGGTCGTTGGTGTTGGAGATACCTGCTCCTTCGCTCAGATGGATGTTCGCCAGCATGGGCACCCCCAG TGGCTGTCCGGTGGGCAGACGGAGGCCTCAGTGTACCAGCAAGCCGAGGATGGGAAGACAGAGTTGTCACTCATGCACTTTGCCATCACCAACCCTGGCTGGCAGCCACCACGTGAGAGCACGGCCTTCCTTGGTTTCCTCAAGGAGCAAGTTCAGCGGGACGGAGCAGCTGCAGGCCTTGCCCAAGGGGGTCTGCTCCCGGAAAATGCCCTCTTTACGTCCATCCAATCCTTACAATCTGAGTCTGAG CCACTGAGCCTTATTGCAAATGTGGTAGCCGGCTCATCCTGCCGGGGCCCCCCACTGCCCAGAGACTTGCAGGGCTCCAGGCACAGGGCTGAGGTTGCCTCTGCCCTGCGCTCCTTCTCCCCTCTGCAGCCTGGTCAGGCTCCCACAGGCCGGGCTCCCAGCACCATGACAGGCTCTGG ggtggaTGCCAGGACAGCCAGCTCCGGGAGCAGTGTGTGGGAAGGACAGCTGCAGAGCCTGGTGCTGTCGGAATATGCGTCCACTGAGATGAGCCTGCATGCCCTCTATATGCACCAG CTCCACAAGCAGCAGGCCCAGGCTGAACCTGAGCGGCATGTGTGGCACCGCCGggagagtgatgagagtggggaGAGTGCCCCCGAAGAGGGGGGAGAGGGTGCCCGGGGCCCCCAGCCTATCCCCCGCTCCGCCAGCTATCCCTGTGCTGCATCCCGGCCTGGAGCTCCTGAGACCACTGCCCTGCATGGGGGCTTCCAGAGGCGCTACGGAGGCATCACAG ATCCTGGAACAGTGCCCCGGGCTCCCTCTCACTTCTCTCGGCTGCCCCTTGGAGGATGGGCTGAAGATGGGCAGTCAGCATCAaggcacccagagcccgtgcccGAAGAGGGCTCAGAGGATGAGCTTCCCCCTCAGGTGCACAAG GAGCAGGATGGAAACTCTTTGCTGCCCTCTCCAACTTTTAAGATGGGTCCCCCGGGAGACTGA